One Brevibacillus choshinensis genomic window carries:
- a CDS encoding VanW family protein, which translates to MGYAWTLALMLLANPLDPIHFLQVEMEGKTVAMLDRSDYSVPLEGVPLVDEHHLRMTMERLGQKVYIEPKNATINDNEAIVPEVKGRKLNEADFLQQFYEYYYGSGSGLLKANFQEIYPKVDAALMSQVRKKVIGQYATYFNSGNKNRSHNIALASAAINNTVVLPGEFFSFNKVVGKRTKAKGYLQAPVIVRGELSEGIGGGICQVSSTLFNAVDKAGLQIVQRYSHSRNVAYVRPGRDATVSWYGPDFVFQNKYAYPILIRAKSYGGTMYVSVHSFPEIEYEPRNVPSVSRRTPEEGPAVPPGNPPILNDPTAPE; encoded by the coding sequence ATGGGTTATGCCTGGACTCTGGCTCTTATGCTGCTGGCCAATCCCCTTGATCCCATTCATTTTTTACAGGTGGAAATGGAGGGGAAGACGGTCGCGATGCTGGATCGATCTGATTATTCCGTCCCGCTCGAAGGGGTGCCCCTCGTGGACGAGCATCATTTGAGAATGACGATGGAGCGTTTGGGGCAAAAGGTGTACATCGAACCGAAAAACGCGACTATCAATGATAACGAAGCCATCGTTCCGGAAGTAAAGGGACGAAAACTAAATGAGGCGGACTTTCTTCAGCAATTCTATGAGTACTATTACGGCAGCGGTTCAGGACTGCTAAAAGCGAACTTCCAGGAGATCTATCCAAAGGTAGACGCGGCCTTGATGTCGCAAGTACGAAAGAAAGTCATCGGTCAATACGCGACCTATTTCAATTCGGGGAACAAAAATCGCTCTCATAACATCGCGCTCGCGTCTGCGGCGATAAACAATACGGTAGTGCTGCCCGGTGAATTCTTTTCCTTCAACAAAGTGGTAGGCAAGAGGACAAAGGCGAAGGGCTATTTGCAGGCCCCTGTCATCGTCCGTGGAGAGCTCTCAGAGGGAATCGGCGGAGGGATCTGCCAGGTTTCCTCTACGTTGTTCAACGCGGTGGATAAGGCGGGTCTGCAAATAGTCCAGCGCTATTCCCACAGTCGAAACGTCGCATACGTGCGTCCCGGACGCGATGCGACTGTCAGCTGGTACGGGCCTGACTTTGTCTTTCAAAACAAGTACGCCTATCCAATCCTGATCCGGGCGAAATCCTACGGTGGAACCATGTACGTATCCGTCCACTCCTTTCCGGAGATTGAGTACGAGCCGCGAAATGTTCCGAGTGTGAGCCGAAGAACACCTGAGGAAGGTCCAGCCGTACCTCCAGGAAACCCACCCATACTAAACGACCCGACAGCACCGGAGTAA
- a CDS encoding MarR family winged helix-turn-helix transcriptional regulator, translated as MNKPLHIRDLLKRLNKTFGTMATKELCKYGLTVPQLVVIRQISMEPKTIGQLSKAVDLSYSTVSGIIDRLEREQLVERIRDENDRRVVWIRKTEKISELFEKVDLLSGEFYKQHFNSFSEEELNNIINSLEVLVTKLEEIES; from the coding sequence ATGAACAAACCATTGCATATCCGGGACTTGCTGAAACGTTTAAATAAAACTTTCGGCACAATGGCTACAAAAGAGCTGTGCAAATACGGGCTAACTGTACCGCAACTGGTTGTCATTCGGCAAATTAGCATGGAGCCTAAGACAATCGGGCAGCTCAGCAAGGCTGTTGACCTTTCGTATAGCACTGTTTCTGGCATAATTGATCGCCTGGAGAGAGAGCAATTGGTGGAACGAATCCGGGATGAAAACGATCGCCGGGTTGTCTGGATTCGGAAAACAGAGAAGATATCGGAACTGTTCGAAAAGGTTGATCTTTTATCCGGGGAATTTTACAAGCAGCATTTTAACAGCTTTTCAGAAGAAGAACTCAATAACATTATTAACTCTTTGGAAGTGTTGGTTACCAAACTAGAAGAGATAGAAAGCTGA
- a CDS encoding HlyD family efflux transporter periplasmic adaptor subunit — translation MKRKLVLYVILLLLVVGGGGIGYYYWYQGAHYVTTQDARITGDIYRVMPKMTGKLTGLAVKDGDAVVADQIVGQQDTTNVAGNMLENSVLRAPITGTVIKTQAKEGEVVSTGTSVALVIDESKLYISANLEETEIERLKLGQKVDFTVDAYPGKQLSGHVMEIGKATNSTFSLLPATNTTGNFTKVTQRIPIKIAIDDAAGLHLAAGLNVEIKVHVKEM, via the coding sequence ATGAAGCGAAAACTGGTATTGTATGTCATTTTGCTCCTGCTCGTGGTGGGTGGCGGAGGCATTGGTTACTACTACTGGTATCAAGGTGCGCACTATGTGACGACACAAGATGCACGGATCACGGGCGATATTTATCGGGTCATGCCCAAAATGACAGGCAAATTGACCGGACTCGCTGTAAAAGATGGCGATGCGGTAGTTGCGGATCAAATCGTAGGACAGCAAGATACGACAAACGTCGCAGGAAACATGCTCGAAAACAGCGTACTGCGCGCTCCGATTACAGGAACTGTTATCAAGACCCAAGCTAAAGAGGGAGAGGTCGTTTCCACAGGGACTTCCGTCGCTCTCGTGATTGATGAAAGCAAGCTCTACATCTCCGCTAACCTGGAAGAGACCGAGATCGAACGTTTGAAATTGGGCCAAAAAGTAGACTTTACTGTCGATGCTTACCCTGGAAAGCAGCTGAGTGGTCATGTGATGGAGATCGGGAAAGCGACAAACTCGACTTTCTCTCTGCTGCCTGCTACGAATACAACGGGTAACTTTACCAAAGTAACCCAACGGATCCCAATCAAAATCGCTATTGATGATGCCGCTGGTCTGCACCTGGCCGCCGGTCTGAACGTTGAGATCAAAGTGCACGTGAAGGAGATGTAA